In Candidatus Cohnella colombiensis, one DNA window encodes the following:
- a CDS encoding 2-isopropylmalate synthase — translation MRKIYIFDTTLRDGEQSPGVNLNTQEKVEIALQLERLGVDRIEAGFPAASPGDLAAVNAVARAVKNATVIGLARSREQDIDAVREAVKGAQDPGIHLFLATSPIHRKHKLKMEKEQVLETADRMIRYAKQYFDKIEFSPEDAGRTELDFLCEVTELAVKAGATVVNIPDTVGYLTPYEYGNIFKTLKEKVAGIENIQLSAHCHDDLGMATANALAAILNGADQIEGTINGIGERAGNTAIEEVALALHTRAEYFNAKTALNLKEIAKTSRLVSKLTGMVVPGNKAIVGANAFAHESGIHQDGMLKEKTTYEIISPETIGLKDSKLVLGKHSGRHAFREKLVDLGYDKLTEEQVNAAFGKFKDVADRKKNVSDEDIRALLEEKIIETPEVFALEHLVVSFDSHGTPSASVKLKTAQGIKQHTAEGNGSVDSIYHAIDAISGEVVELDDYTIKSVTDGTDALGEVHVVLKQGEVTAQGRGVSTDILEASARAYVDALNRLIDKRNAPTRNRRDNVTLI, via the coding sequence ATGCGTAAAATTTATATTTTTGATACAACACTTCGTGACGGAGAGCAATCTCCTGGCGTGAACCTGAATACGCAAGAGAAGGTCGAGATCGCACTTCAATTAGAAAGACTCGGCGTTGATCGTATTGAAGCCGGATTTCCGGCAGCTTCTCCTGGAGACTTAGCAGCTGTTAATGCGGTTGCTCGTGCGGTAAAAAATGCGACAGTTATCGGGCTTGCACGTTCTCGTGAGCAGGATATCGATGCTGTTCGTGAAGCGGTAAAGGGTGCTCAAGATCCAGGTATTCACTTGTTTCTCGCAACTTCACCGATTCACCGCAAGCATAAGCTGAAGATGGAGAAGGAACAGGTGCTTGAGACAGCGGATCGGATGATTCGCTATGCGAAGCAGTATTTTGACAAAATTGAATTTTCTCCAGAAGATGCGGGACGTACAGAGCTTGATTTCCTATGTGAAGTGACAGAGCTTGCGGTGAAGGCTGGAGCGACTGTCGTAAACATTCCGGATACAGTAGGCTATTTGACACCGTATGAATATGGAAACATCTTTAAGACATTGAAAGAAAAAGTTGCAGGAATTGAAAATATTCAACTGTCTGCGCATTGTCACGATGATTTGGGTATGGCAACTGCAAATGCGCTTGCAGCTATTCTGAATGGTGCGGATCAGATCGAAGGCACCATCAACGGAATCGGTGAACGCGCCGGGAATACGGCAATCGAGGAAGTCGCGCTTGCGCTTCATACGAGAGCAGAATACTTCAATGCGAAGACAGCGCTTAACCTGAAAGAAATTGCAAAAACGAGCAGACTCGTGAGTAAGTTAACAGGGATGGTCGTGCCAGGTAACAAAGCGATCGTTGGGGCGAATGCGTTCGCACATGAATCAGGTATACATCAGGATGGCATGTTGAAAGAAAAAACAACCTATGAGATCATCTCTCCGGAGACAATCGGTCTTAAGGATAGTAAGCTTGTTCTCGGTAAACATTCTGGACGTCATGCTTTTCGTGAGAAGCTCGTTGATCTTGGATACGACAAGCTGACGGAAGAGCAAGTCAATGCAGCGTTCGGCAAGTTCAAAGATGTTGCAGACCGCAAGAAGAATGTGAGCGATGAAGATATTCGAGCATTGCTCGAAGAGAAAATTATTGAAACACCGGAAGTGTTCGCACTAGAGCATCTTGTGGTATCCTTCGACAGTCATGGTACACCATCTGCATCAGTAAAGCTCAAGACTGCGCAAGGTATTAAACAACATACTGCAGAAGGCAATGGTTCAGTGGATTCGATCTATCACGCCATTGATGCGATAAGTGGTGAAGTTGTTGAATTAGATGATTACACGATTAAATCGGTAACTGATGGTACAGATGCATTAGGTGAAGTTCATGTCGTTCTCAAACAAGGTGAAGTTACTGCGCAAGGTCGCGGTGTGAGCACCGATATATTGGAAGCGAGTGCACGTGCCTATGTAGATGCGTTGAACAGATTAATTGATAAACGTAACGCGCCAACACGCAATCGTCGAGACAACGTTACGTTGATTTAA
- a CDS encoding PLP-dependent aminotransferase family protein — MNYKFSERLSTFSSSAVREILKLTQKKSIISFAGGLPAEEHFPVAAIGEAFERVVKEGNKAFQYGLTEGFLPLRESICRWMVHKGVTVTPDDMLITTGSQQAIDLLTRIYIDKGDVILVERPTYLSALQVFRSYGATLVSVETDRDGMVLEDLEAKLKQYRPKLAYVIPTFSNPTGNAWSLERRLGTIKLCREHDTLILEDDPYGELKFGDATVKYPSLFSLDQHPNGSCVVYTSTFSKTVAPGLRTGWVMGDPEIIRNMARAKQAADLQSSTLDQQTLYQLMTHFDLDGHIEFVRKEYEKRMRQMAQLLKGQNWPGVNWAEPKGGMFFWVELPEGVNTSDLLKTAVDLGVAFVPGVSFYAEESKFNTMRLNFTHNDAEATITGMERLSKAMDTVLVK; from the coding sequence ATGAACTATAAATTTTCCGAACGACTAAGTACATTTTCTTCTTCGGCGGTTCGTGAAATCTTGAAGTTGACGCAAAAGAAATCAATCATTTCGTTCGCCGGCGGTTTACCTGCTGAAGAGCATTTTCCAGTTGCCGCAATTGGTGAAGCATTCGAACGCGTTGTTAAGGAAGGGAATAAGGCATTCCAGTATGGATTGACCGAAGGATTCTTGCCTTTGCGTGAAAGTATCTGTCGCTGGATGGTACACAAAGGTGTAACGGTCACTCCAGACGATATGCTGATTACAACAGGCTCACAGCAAGCAATTGACTTGCTGACAAGGATCTATATTGATAAAGGTGATGTGATCCTTGTTGAACGACCAACATACTTGTCAGCTTTGCAAGTATTCCGTTCATATGGTGCGACGCTTGTTTCAGTAGAAACTGATCGTGATGGTATGGTGCTTGAGGATTTGGAAGCAAAGCTAAAGCAATATCGTCCGAAGCTGGCTTATGTCATTCCTACATTCTCCAATCCTACTGGTAATGCGTGGAGCTTGGAGCGCCGATTAGGAACGATAAAACTTTGTCGTGAGCATGATACGCTTATTTTGGAAGATGATCCATATGGCGAGCTTAAGTTCGGTGATGCCACAGTTAAGTATCCTTCATTGTTCTCGCTTGATCAACACCCGAACGGTTCATGCGTCGTATATACGAGCACGTTCTCGAAGACGGTTGCACCAGGACTTAGAACGGGATGGGTTATGGGTGATCCTGAAATTATCCGGAATATGGCTCGTGCGAAGCAAGCGGCTGACTTACAGTCGAGCACACTTGATCAACAAACACTATATCAATTGATGACTCACTTCGACCTAGATGGTCACATCGAATTCGTACGCAAGGAGTACGAAAAGCGGATGCGCCAAATGGCACAACTATTGAAGGGTCAGAATTGGCCTGGAGTGAATTGGGCTGAGCCGAAGGGCGGTATGTTCTTCTGGGTTGAATTACCGGAGGGTGTGAACACATCGGATTTGCTCAAGACGGCAGTCGACCTAGGTGTTGCATTCGTACCGGGTGTCTCATTCTATGCGGAAGAGTCGAAGTTCAATACGATGCGTCTTAATTTCACACACAACGATGCCGAAGCAACTATAACTGGCATGGAGCGTCTATCTAAAGCAATGGACACTGTACTTGTGAAGTAA
- the leuB gene encoding 3-isopropylmalate dehydrogenase → MAEVKKIAVIAGDGIGPEVVAEAEKVLKRTEELFGYKFELEHGLFGGIAIDERGTPLPEDTLEMCRKADAVLLGAVGGPKWDNNSKELRPETGLLGIRKALGLFSNIRPAVVFDCLKDASTLKPEVLEGTDLIVVRELTGGIYFGEKFRREGEHGQEAVDTCVYNVTEIERIVRQAFEVAQKRSKRLASVDKANVLETSRLWRETVNRIAPEYADVEVEHVLVDNCAMQLLRRPSSFDVIVTENMFGDILSDEAAMLTGSIGMLSSASLGEGSFGLYEPVHGSAPDIAGQGIANPIATILSVALMFKLTLGYEEAGDVIERAVKNVLDAGHRTGDIAVDKSKAIGTTAMGDLIVAAMSR, encoded by the coding sequence ATGGCAGAGGTAAAGAAAATTGCCGTTATCGCCGGTGACGGGATTGGTCCTGAAGTCGTAGCAGAAGCGGAAAAAGTATTGAAGCGTACAGAGGAATTGTTCGGATATAAGTTCGAGCTTGAGCATGGCTTATTCGGCGGAATTGCGATCGACGAAAGAGGCACTCCGCTACCGGAAGATACACTTGAAATGTGCCGCAAAGCAGATGCAGTATTGCTAGGAGCAGTAGGTGGTCCGAAATGGGACAACAATTCAAAGGAGCTTCGTCCTGAGACTGGATTGTTAGGCATTCGTAAGGCATTAGGCTTGTTCTCCAACATTCGTCCAGCAGTCGTCTTTGATTGCTTAAAAGATGCATCTACATTGAAACCTGAAGTGCTCGAAGGAACAGACTTGATCGTTGTTCGTGAACTTACAGGTGGAATCTACTTCGGTGAGAAGTTCCGTCGTGAAGGGGAACATGGTCAAGAAGCAGTTGATACTTGTGTCTACAATGTAACAGAAATTGAGCGTATCGTTCGCCAAGCGTTCGAAGTAGCTCAGAAGCGCAGCAAACGACTTGCTTCTGTAGATAAGGCGAATGTACTTGAAACTTCGCGTCTATGGCGCGAGACGGTAAATCGGATCGCTCCTGAGTATGCAGATGTTGAAGTGGAGCATGTGCTTGTAGACAACTGCGCGATGCAATTGTTGCGCCGCCCTTCAAGCTTCGATGTTATTGTAACTGAAAATATGTTCGGAGATATTCTGAGTGACGAAGCAGCGATGCTGACAGGATCAATTGGAATGTTGTCCTCCGCATCTTTAGGTGAAGGAAGTTTTGGATTGTATGAGCCTGTTCACGGCTCCGCTCCTGATATTGCAGGTCAAGGCATCGCGAATCCAATCGCAACGATCCTCTCTGTAGCGCTAATGTTCAAATTAACGCTAGGCTACGAGGAAGCGGGAGACGTAATCGAACGAGCAGTGAAAAATGTATTAGATGCAGGTCATCGTACAGGTGATATTGCGGTCGATAAGAGCAAAGCAATTGGTACGACAGCAATGGGTGACTTGATTGTTGCAGCGATGTCACGTTAA
- a CDS encoding ATP-binding protein has product MGRWRTHYFPVLAEFVRNEREDMRNEIKNLRNELHSVATDEILEHHEESVKFLLSYTGPEDRVTFVHRSLLFITELLLSLRFNEGAAAEESPNLEQRSILSVAMNTTPTEEDRPNKFETVLQHMDSGVALFDVAGNLRFVNVQMSRMLQAPRRALIGSTLHGLFFHPDLTRLTRRNFLRIFRDLVKERRLQAEYRDSNGRFILITISKIEELNGDYLVSMKDVSEYKQIEQTAFQNDKLAMLGKIAAAIAHEIRNPLTSIRGFIQLLNPYLMEVGKQEYGRIIISEIDRANDIIYEFLNSSKPSAPFKQRVLIELLLKESILLSESEALMNNCELHYEVFDPTLIVAIDVKQIKQVLLNMIRNAMDAISEVQQSRKGRIDIVARREEDFAVISVRDNGKGMDELTLNRLFDPFFSTKEEGTGLGLSVSHRIIVNHGGTVQVNSQLNEGTEFMIYLPLADKKE; this is encoded by the coding sequence ATGGGTAGGTGGCGCACGCATTATTTCCCTGTACTCGCTGAATTTGTTCGGAACGAGCGGGAAGACATGCGTAACGAAATAAAGAACTTGCGAAATGAACTGCATAGCGTTGCTACGGATGAGATTCTGGAACATCATGAAGAGAGTGTGAAATTTCTACTCTCCTATACAGGTCCTGAGGATCGGGTAACATTCGTTCATCGATCTCTTCTGTTCATTACGGAGTTGCTATTGTCTCTGCGTTTTAATGAAGGGGCTGCTGCGGAAGAAAGTCCCAACCTGGAACAACGCTCTATTTTGTCTGTAGCAATGAATACAACACCTACTGAGGAAGATCGTCCTAATAAGTTTGAAACCGTTCTTCAACATATGGATAGTGGGGTTGCACTGTTCGATGTAGCAGGCAATTTACGATTTGTAAACGTTCAGATGTCACGTATGCTCCAAGCTCCACGACGCGCACTCATCGGAAGCACACTTCATGGCCTGTTTTTCCACCCAGATCTTACACGGCTTACTCGCAGAAACTTCTTAAGAATATTTCGTGATCTTGTGAAGGAACGCAGACTTCAAGCTGAATATCGCGACTCCAATGGAAGATTTATACTTATAACGATTTCCAAGATCGAAGAATTGAATGGCGATTATCTTGTCAGTATGAAGGATGTCTCGGAGTACAAACAAATTGAACAAACGGCATTTCAGAATGACAAGCTTGCAATGCTAGGTAAAATAGCAGCAGCTATCGCCCACGAAATTCGCAATCCACTCACGTCGATCCGTGGGTTCATTCAATTGCTTAATCCCTATTTAATGGAAGTGGGTAAGCAAGAGTATGGAAGGATTATTATTTCCGAGATTGATCGGGCGAACGATATTATTTATGAATTTCTGAATTCCTCGAAGCCTTCAGCGCCCTTTAAACAGAGGGTGTTAATTGAGCTGTTGCTCAAGGAATCGATTCTGCTTTCTGAGAGTGAAGCGCTGATGAACAATTGCGAGCTTCACTATGAAGTGTTCGATCCGACCTTAATTGTTGCAATTGACGTAAAACAAATTAAGCAGGTGCTTTTAAATATGATTCGCAATGCTATGGACGCGATTTCCGAGGTGCAACAATCGCGTAAAGGCCGCATCGATATTGTCGCAAGACGCGAAGAGGATTTCGCAGTTATTTCTGTTAGAGACAATGGGAAGGGTATGGACGAGCTAACGCTAAATCGTTTATTTGATCCATTCTTCTCTACGAAAGAAGAAGGTACGGGATTAGGGTTATCGGTAAGCCATCGCATTATTGTGAATCATGGCGGTACAGTACAAGTGAATAGTCAATTGAATGAAGGAACTGAATTTATGATTTATTTGCCTTTGGCGGACAAGAAGGAGTAG
- a CDS encoding leucyl aminopeptidase — translation MRVWTDYSLQWETGSADLMNQSDCELMVVFVDAKGEHHATGMVHPKLEEALRNLNDRGTFRGQAGEVAVVPTLGLQREQYILFVGWEKANPAVTNMRATAGSIGGKFHEMNIQSAIIIVPKLSANAQLASAFTEGLILSFYRRFSYASYERAFTILAKLTFIVPTEEAISNWNTGVEHGLSISNGVCYARELTNVPSNRLTPVRLAHEAERLSEQYGFKCTIYDEKLAKQHQMGGLLAVGQGSANYPRMIVLSYQGAPSSDEILGIVGKGVTFDTGGISLKKAAGMEEMISDMGGAAAVFGTMKAVGELQPQLNIVMVVPAAENMPSGSAYKPGDVITTYSGQTVEVLNTDAEGRIVLADGLTTALKHGATKLIDVATLTGAVMHALGDVTTGAFTNEDAFLQKLIHASEQAGEYVWQLPLYPEYDRLIKSDVADVKNHGGTWAGAIAGALFIRHFAEQKPWIHLDIGGTAWMWESRGFEGKGGTGVMVRTLMTFIENESQSTA, via the coding sequence ATGCGTGTTTGGACAGATTATTCATTGCAGTGGGAAACAGGAAGCGCAGATCTCATGAATCAGAGTGATTGTGAGCTGATGGTTGTGTTCGTTGACGCGAAAGGTGAGCATCATGCAACAGGAATGGTTCATCCGAAGCTGGAGGAAGCATTACGAAATTTGAATGATCGCGGCACTTTTCGTGGGCAAGCTGGAGAAGTGGCAGTGGTGCCAACTTTAGGTTTGCAACGCGAGCAATATATTTTGTTCGTAGGGTGGGAGAAAGCCAATCCTGCCGTTACGAATATGAGAGCTACAGCTGGAAGTATCGGTGGCAAATTTCACGAAATGAACATTCAATCTGCGATAATCATCGTGCCGAAGCTAAGTGCGAACGCTCAGCTTGCATCGGCATTCACTGAAGGGCTTATTTTAAGCTTTTATCGCAGATTTAGTTATGCCTCCTATGAACGCGCGTTCACAATCCTAGCTAAGCTCACTTTTATTGTTCCTACAGAAGAAGCTATAAGCAATTGGAATACTGGAGTGGAGCATGGACTTTCGATCTCGAATGGTGTCTGTTATGCGCGTGAGCTGACGAACGTTCCGAGCAATCGATTAACACCTGTACGATTAGCACATGAGGCTGAACGGCTTTCTGAACAATATGGTTTTAAGTGTACGATATACGATGAGAAGCTAGCGAAACAACATCAGATGGGCGGTCTTCTAGCAGTTGGACAGGGAAGTGCTAATTATCCTCGAATGATTGTTTTGTCTTATCAAGGTGCGCCTTCGTCTGATGAGATATTAGGCATAGTGGGAAAAGGGGTTACATTCGACACAGGAGGCATTTCGCTAAAGAAGGCTGCTGGTATGGAAGAGATGATCTCGGATATGGGAGGCGCTGCAGCAGTATTCGGTACGATGAAAGCTGTAGGAGAGCTTCAACCACAACTTAATATCGTAATGGTCGTACCCGCAGCTGAAAATATGCCATCAGGAAGCGCGTATAAGCCAGGTGATGTCATTACGACGTATAGCGGACAGACGGTGGAAGTACTGAATACGGACGCTGAAGGACGAATTGTACTTGCAGATGGGCTAACAACAGCACTGAAGCATGGAGCGACAAAGCTGATCGACGTTGCGACATTAACGGGAGCGGTGATGCATGCACTAGGAGATGTAACGACAGGTGCGTTTACGAATGAGGATGCTTTTTTGCAAAAGCTGATACATGCTTCAGAGCAAGCGGGTGAATATGTGTGGCAGTTACCGCTTTATCCCGAATATGATCGGCTCATAAAGAGTGATGTTGCAGATGTGAAAAATCATGGCGGGACATGGGCGGGAGCCATTGCAGGTGCACTGTTCATACGGCATTTCGCAGAGCAAAAACCTTGGATTCACCTAGATATTGGGGGCACGGCGTGGATGTGGGAGTCACGTGGCTTTGAGGGCAAAGGTGGAACAGGTGTTATGGTTCGAACTTTAATGACTTTTATTGAAAACGAATCGCAATCCACAGCATAA
- a CDS encoding MFS transporter, whose translation MKSRFNGLLQPFSIRKVESESRKGMRMSLIEGIPASIIANFLGGPLQTVFLTYLGFSAFHIGLALAIPSFALLVQIIIAFAMQKWQNRRLLVVITGIAHRALWVTTGLIPLTFSEDAWVPVYMVVWTLCMIAGQAAGVIWTSLMADVVPPALRGKYFGIRNTIHWFVVCATLLVGGQIMEWLPGAKGFTVLFVVSAACVIWNGLALSQYPNPQFQPSESGSSIRLLFKPFADKRFRTATLFVAFFILLQNIVVPLFAYIMIEFHNLSTSTVTQIIMLQNGAMMISYYFWGILNSRYSTNRLLMWTFPIIALSCLMWFGMIVLPVLLILILVHIVLGCGLAGYNLLVFNFLIGDSPKSERPMYIAVFSAFTGLAGFIAPTAGGWLYDTVKGGPAWLLGYGIVTIAGISMLAMALIVAPIVFKAKAGDSIAG comes from the coding sequence ATGAAGTCAAGATTTAACGGATTATTGCAGCCTTTCAGCATTCGAAAAGTAGAGTCAGAATCACGTAAAGGGATGCGTATGTCACTGATAGAAGGAATCCCTGCGAGCATAATTGCGAATTTTCTCGGGGGTCCTCTTCAGACTGTATTTTTAACCTATTTAGGTTTCTCTGCATTCCACATTGGTTTGGCTCTTGCCATTCCTTCTTTTGCATTGCTAGTTCAAATCATTATCGCGTTTGCCATGCAAAAATGGCAAAACCGTCGCCTTCTCGTTGTGATAACAGGGATTGCACATAGGGCGCTTTGGGTGACTACTGGCTTAATCCCGTTAACCTTTTCTGAAGATGCGTGGGTACCGGTCTACATGGTCGTATGGACATTATGTATGATTGCCGGTCAGGCTGCAGGTGTAATCTGGACGTCACTGATGGCGGATGTCGTTCCCCCAGCGCTCAGAGGAAAATACTTCGGTATTCGAAATACGATCCATTGGTTCGTCGTCTGTGCAACATTGCTCGTTGGTGGTCAGATTATGGAATGGCTGCCAGGAGCGAAAGGATTTACGGTACTATTCGTAGTCAGCGCAGCTTGTGTAATATGGAATGGGTTGGCACTTTCCCAGTATCCGAACCCACAGTTTCAGCCTTCTGAAAGTGGAAGTTCCATACGATTGCTGTTTAAACCGTTTGCAGATAAACGATTTCGCACCGCTACTCTGTTTGTCGCGTTTTTTATTTTGCTTCAGAATATTGTTGTACCGCTATTTGCTTATATAATGATAGAGTTCCATAATCTCAGTACGAGTACAGTAACTCAAATTATTATGTTGCAAAATGGTGCGATGATGATTAGCTACTACTTTTGGGGTATTCTGAACAGCCGCTACTCGACGAATCGGTTGCTTATGTGGACGTTCCCGATCATCGCGTTATCTTGCCTCATGTGGTTTGGTATGATCGTACTTCCGGTATTATTGATTCTAATCCTTGTGCACATCGTACTTGGCTGCGGTCTTGCAGGATATAACCTGCTCGTATTTAACTTCCTCATTGGGGATTCACCGAAGTCCGAACGTCCAATGTATATTGCGGTATTCTCTGCATTCACTGGTTTAGCAGGCTTTATCGCTCCGACAGCAGGTGGCTGGCTATATGATACAGTTAAAGGTGGACCTGCGTGGTTGCTCGGTTACGGCATCGTCACCATCGCTGGAATTAGCATGCTTGCTATGGCGCTCATCGTTGCTCCGATTGTATTTAAGGCTAAGGCAGGAGATAGCATAGCTGGGTGA
- a CDS encoding aldo/keto reductase — translation MAKVLPLNKNGFTASQLVLGCMGLGGGWNQNPLSDNDYKQAHEAVEAALSIGINMFDHANIYTFGKAEKVFGRVLKERPELRDQIILQSKCGIRMAMGDGERGRFDFSKEHILESVDGILTRLGIEKLDILLLHRPDPLVEPEEVAEAFAQLKSAGKVGRLGVSNMSSGQMKLLQAYLDEPLVANQLEMSLLKLDWLDTVVHVNQEAGKLSSFPEGTIEYCRLENVQLQAWSPLARGLFSGQDITTASAEVQSTAALVARLAEEKGVSREAIVLAFLMRHPANIQPVIGTASPQRIIACGDASKVTLTREEWYDLYVTSRGRVMP, via the coding sequence ATGGCAAAAGTTCTACCACTCAATAAAAATGGATTTACAGCAAGTCAACTTGTATTAGGATGTATGGGGCTTGGCGGCGGTTGGAATCAAAATCCGCTTTCAGACAACGATTACAAGCAAGCGCATGAGGCAGTTGAAGCTGCCCTTTCTATTGGAATAAACATGTTTGACCATGCCAACATCTACACGTTCGGTAAAGCGGAGAAGGTGTTTGGCAGAGTGCTCAAGGAACGTCCGGAATTGCGAGATCAGATCATACTTCAGTCAAAATGCGGGATTCGGATGGCGATGGGTGACGGTGAGCGTGGACGCTTTGACTTTTCGAAGGAGCACATTCTAGAAAGCGTGGATGGAATCTTAACGAGATTGGGGATTGAGAAGCTAGACATTCTATTGCTACATCGTCCTGATCCGCTTGTAGAACCTGAAGAAGTCGCAGAAGCATTCGCACAGCTCAAGTCTGCGGGGAAAGTGGGACGACTAGGCGTTTCGAACATGAGTTCAGGGCAGATGAAGCTGTTGCAAGCTTATTTGGACGAGCCGTTAGTAGCGAATCAGCTGGAGATGAGCTTGTTGAAGTTGGACTGGCTTGACACTGTCGTACATGTCAATCAGGAGGCAGGAAAGCTATCGTCATTCCCGGAAGGAACAATCGAATATTGCAGACTTGAGAACGTTCAATTGCAGGCATGGAGTCCGCTCGCACGGGGTCTGTTCAGCGGACAGGATATCACAACAGCGAGTGCTGAAGTACAATCGACCGCAGCATTGGTAGCACGTTTAGCCGAGGAAAAGGGTGTTTCACGAGAAGCGATCGTACTCGCGTTCCTCATGCGTCACCCTGCGAACATTCAGCCTGTCATCGGAACAGCATCTCCACAGCGAATTATCGCTTGCGGCGATGCGAGCAAAGTTACGCTTACACGCGAGGAATGGTACGATTTGTACGTCACTTCGCGTGGTCGTGTAATGCCTTAA
- a CDS encoding Fe-S cluster assembly protein HesB yields MDLVITPTALDCFKEEWGFDEGEMIRIFVRYVSGGEVPFAFGIIRDTPHDVAVTRVAEHLTFYMEHKDVWFLEGKSLTIDCHGDGITFDLA; encoded by the coding sequence ATGGATTTAGTCATTACACCTACTGCATTAGATTGTTTTAAGGAAGAATGGGGATTTGATGAAGGCGAGATGATTCGCATCTTTGTGAGGTATGTGAGCGGAGGAGAAGTGCCGTTCGCCTTCGGAATTATAAGAGATACGCCTCATGATGTTGCCGTTACACGTGTTGCGGAGCATTTAACCTTTTATATGGAACATAAGGATGTTTGGTTTCTGGAAGGCAAAAGTTTGACGATTGATTGTCATGGCGATGGAATTACCTTTGATTTAGCCTAA
- a CDS encoding aldolase catalytic domain-containing protein: MTGNSMFNHCKIVDCTIRDGGLVNNWDFSVEFVQDLYESLNASGVEYMEIGYKNSPKLLKSEGKEGPWRFLDDEFLRKVIKEKKRTKLSALVDVGRVDEVDVLNRSESMLDLIRVATYARDTEKAIELGTLFHNRGYETTINIMALSNVMDNELNESLAMINDSPIDVVYIVDSFGSLDPDDMRYLVEKFRRALKNKRLGVHTHNNMQLAFANTLVAAQMGVELLDASVYGMGRAAGNTNTELLLAKMTRPEYNLRPVLGMIEKHMIKLREKEEWGYLIPDMITGTLDEHPRSAMGWRASEKRDLFTEFYDKMTTPEIFSK; encoded by the coding sequence ATGACTGGAAATAGTATGTTCAATCATTGTAAGATCGTGGATTGCACCATCCGTGATGGAGGGCTCGTTAACAACTGGGATTTCAGTGTTGAATTTGTTCAAGATTTGTATGAGTCCTTGAATGCCTCCGGTGTCGAGTACATGGAAATTGGCTACAAAAATTCACCAAAGCTGCTCAAGAGTGAAGGAAAAGAAGGTCCTTGGCGGTTTCTGGATGATGAGTTCTTACGTAAAGTCATTAAGGAAAAGAAGCGTACGAAGCTATCTGCGCTTGTTGATGTAGGACGTGTAGATGAAGTGGACGTCCTGAACCGTAGCGAATCGATGCTTGACCTTATTCGTGTAGCGACATATGCACGTGATACAGAGAAGGCAATTGAGTTAGGTACGCTCTTCCATAATCGTGGATACGAGACGACAATTAACATTATGGCATTATCTAATGTAATGGATAACGAACTGAACGAAAGCCTTGCGATGATTAATGACAGCCCGATTGATGTTGTCTACATCGTAGATTCTTTTGGTAGCTTAGATCCAGACGATATGCGTTATCTTGTGGAGAAGTTCCGCCGTGCGCTAAAAAACAAGCGTCTTGGTGTTCACACACATAATAACATGCAGCTCGCATTCGCGAATACACTCGTTGCTGCACAGATGGGCGTAGAGCTGTTGGATGCTTCCGTCTATGGCATGGGTCGCGCTGCAGGTAACACAAATACGGAATTGCTGCTCGCGAAGATGACTCGCCCAGAGTACAACTTGCGTCCAGTACTTGGCATGATAGAGAAACATATGATCAAGCTTCGTGAGAAGGAAGAGTGGGGTTACCTCATTCCGGATATGATTACAGGCACACTGGACGAGCACCCACGTTCAGCAATGGGCTGGCGTGCATCCGAGAAACGTGATCTGTTCACGGAGTTTTACGATAAGATGACTACACCTGAAATATTTAGTAAATAA